A part of Methanocorpusculum vombati genomic DNA contains:
- a CDS encoding NAD(P)/FAD-dependent oxidoreductase: MKIGILGAGLTGLAAAHRLAKAGEVVVFEKNAVAGGCLSSETYGTYTLETLYHHCFSGDTGLFSLLEDLGLKEDLIWLKGSTGYYMNGKLHPLTTPMEILRYPCLSFLQKARLGMFVLSSRRTDMAALDNITAKEYLYEKVGRDIYNAFFAPLLTSKFGPVKDEVSAAWLMSRIAIRSDRGAEGERLGYLKGGWHRLIDAMVQQLEAAGVTLRFSTPAEILRLSDGKWNINGEEFDAVVSTLPPQVTKSLMDETTAEQFSLPELSYQGAACMTLGLSHDPAAGIYWTNMGDPAPYGAVVVHTNFVPYDWYGEHVVYLASYFKDEPAADLKERMIDDFCSRFGIGKEIIHHADLYIDKFAGPVYVTGYRNTLPNTDAGHNLFIAGMYSEENYPERSMEGSIRAGHRAAALLEEKIS; this comes from the coding sequence ATGAAGATCGGTATTCTCGGTGCAGGCCTGACGGGACTTGCTGCTGCACACCGTCTGGCAAAAGCAGGCGAGGTCGTTGTATTTGAGAAGAATGCAGTTGCCGGAGGATGTTTATCCTCCGAAACGTACGGAACCTATACGCTGGAAACCCTGTATCATCACTGCTTCTCCGGGGATACCGGACTCTTTTCCCTTCTGGAAGACCTCGGCCTCAAAGAGGATCTGATCTGGCTGAAAGGATCGACCGGCTACTACATGAACGGAAAACTGCATCCGCTTACCACACCGATGGAGATTCTCCGCTATCCCTGCCTCAGTTTTTTGCAGAAGGCACGGCTCGGCATGTTCGTCCTCAGTTCCCGCAGAACAGATATGGCGGCGCTTGACAACATCACCGCAAAAGAGTATCTCTACGAAAAAGTCGGCAGGGACATCTATAACGCCTTTTTCGCTCCGCTTCTTACCAGTAAGTTCGGCCCGGTAAAGGATGAAGTATCCGCGGCGTGGCTGATGAGCAGAATCGCCATCAGATCCGATCGCGGAGCGGAGGGCGAGCGGCTCGGATACCTGAAAGGCGGCTGGCACCGTCTGATCGACGCCATGGTGCAGCAGCTTGAAGCAGCCGGTGTAACCCTCCGGTTTTCCACACCGGCTGAGATTCTCCGGCTCTCGGACGGAAAATGGAATATTAACGGAGAAGAGTTTGACGCGGTGGTGTCCACCCTTCCGCCGCAGGTGACGAAGTCACTGATGGATGAGACAACCGCAGAACAGTTCTCCCTGCCGGAACTCTCCTATCAGGGAGCAGCCTGCATGACGCTGGGACTTTCCCACGACCCGGCGGCAGGCATTTACTGGACCAACATGGGCGATCCCGCACCCTACGGGGCGGTGGTCGTTCACACGAACTTTGTCCCGTACGACTGGTACGGCGAACATGTGGTGTATCTTGCCTCGTACTTCAAGGACGAACCGGCAGCAGATCTCAAAGAGAGAATGATCGATGACTTCTGCAGCCGGTTTGGGATCGGAAAAGAGATAATTCATCACGCTGACCTGTACATCGACAAATTCGCGGGTCCCGTATATGTAACCGGCTACCGGAACACTCTCCCCAATACCGATGCCGGACACAATCTGTTCATCGCCGGCATGTACTCGGAAGAGAACTATCCGGAACGAAGCATGGAAGGCTCAATTCGTGCAGGACACCGCGCAGCTGCCCTGCTTGAGGAGAAAATTTCGTGA
- a CDS encoding dolichyl-phosphate beta-glucosyltransferase gives MNPVQITVVLPVYNDVEALKSAIPKSLEALTEFGRSFELIVAEDGSTDGSRELVEEWEQKDPRVRLLHSDERQGRGRALNRALAESHGEIFCYYDVDLATDIKHLPELLTRVENGAAVATGSRLMPESRIIRSGDREFASRGYNTLVRLFLGSKLRDHQCGFKAYRAGVLQELVPKIHAPHWFWDTESVVLAQRAGLRVEEFPVVWTQGPGTTVRFKDVYGMGMDILRMWWRLHVEKN, from the coding sequence GTGAATCCCGTACAAATTACTGTAGTGCTGCCGGTCTATAATGATGTGGAAGCACTGAAATCTGCAATCCCGAAATCCCTTGAGGCTTTGACAGAGTTCGGCAGAAGTTTTGAACTGATCGTTGCCGAGGACGGAAGCACCGACGGCAGTCGTGAACTGGTGGAGGAGTGGGAACAGAAAGACCCGCGGGTACGGCTGCTGCACAGCGACGAGCGGCAGGGACGGGGACGGGCGCTGAACCGTGCACTTGCAGAGTCGCACGGCGAAATATTCTGCTATTATGATGTGGATCTTGCAACCGACATCAAACACCTGCCCGAACTGCTGACGAGAGTTGAAAACGGGGCGGCGGTTGCAACAGGATCGCGGCTGATGCCGGAGAGCAGGATTATCCGGAGCGGTGACCGGGAGTTTGCAAGCCGCGGCTACAATACGCTTGTGAGACTGTTCCTTGGCAGTAAACTCCGGGATCACCAGTGCGGATTCAAAGCGTACCGGGCCGGGGTACTGCAGGAACTTGTCCCGAAGATTCATGCACCGCACTGGTTCTGGGACACAGAATCAGTAGTGCTTGCACAACGTGCAGGACTCCGGGTGGAGGAATTTCCGGTTGTCTGGACTCAGGGTCCAGGAACAACCGTCCGGTTCAAGGATGTGTACGGGATGGGAATGGATATTCTGAGAATGTGGTGGCGGCTGCATGTGGAAAAAAATTAG
- the rnhB gene encoding ribonuclease HII, which produces MIDTDQMSICGVDEAGKGPVLGPMVTAGVLVDDAAELEGLGLRDSKQLTPHRRGELYGEITKRWKTAVVVKTPEEIDARPGTMNAFTASCHAAVIRSLGPGTAYVDACDVNAARFGSNVRELSGMPELQMISEHKADDKFLIVGAASIVAKVTRDRLVAELSDVFGPVGSGYPSDPVTIRFLEGYIREHGCPPSCARRTWKTVDEIIARVSQQSLADFF; this is translated from the coding sequence GTGATAGATACTGATCAGATGAGTATCTGCGGGGTTGATGAGGCAGGCAAAGGTCCGGTTCTCGGGCCAATGGTGACCGCCGGGGTGCTGGTTGACGACGCGGCAGAGCTGGAGGGTCTTGGTCTCCGTGACTCAAAACAGCTGACACCGCACCGGCGCGGGGAGTTGTACGGCGAGATCACCAAACGATGGAAGACCGCGGTTGTGGTGAAAACTCCGGAAGAGATCGATGCACGGCCGGGAACGATGAATGCATTTACCGCGTCCTGTCATGCCGCGGTGATCCGGTCCCTTGGGCCCGGCACGGCTTATGTGGATGCCTGCGATGTGAATGCCGCCCGGTTCGGATCCAATGTACGGGAGCTGTCCGGCATGCCGGAGCTTCAGATGATCTCCGAACATAAGGCGGACGACAAATTTCTGATCGTCGGGGCGGCAAGTATCGTGGCAAAAGTTACCCGCGACCGGCTGGTTGCGGAACTGTCGGATGTGTTCGGGCCGGTCGGCAGCGGGTATCCGTCGGACCCGGTGACGATCCGGTTTCTTGAAGGATACATTCGCGAACACGGATGTCCGCCGTCGTGTGCCCGCCGGACCTGGAAAACGGTGGATGAGATCATAGCCCGTGTTTCCCAGCAGAGTCTCGCGGATTTCTTCTGA
- a CDS encoding potassium channel family protein: protein MYLIIVGLGGIGRSLAGIASENGHSVVVIDRDEERCAEILTQHDLLAIAGNATDKAVLEDAGVDRADALVATTSDDALNLMACWLAKRYNVRTLVSIVNQKEHSELFKEVGVRISENPDEIVARSLYVWSENPDTQLLASIEGGSIFEFKVSEGAQGVSKTVREVSDVKDMLYIAIRRNGKLIIPSGNVTFQPDDVITVFTKKEAEGRSVEYMDSLFH, encoded by the coding sequence ATGTATCTCATCATCGTAGGTCTTGGCGGCATCGGCAGAAGTCTTGCCGGCATCGCCTCCGAGAACGGTCACAGTGTGGTGGTCATTGACCGCGACGAGGAGCGGTGTGCGGAAATTCTTACGCAGCATGATCTCCTTGCAATCGCCGGGAACGCCACCGACAAAGCGGTGCTTGAGGACGCAGGGGTGGACCGGGCCGACGCCCTTGTTGCGACAACGAGTGATGATGCCCTCAACCTGATGGCATGCTGGCTTGCGAAACGCTACAATGTGCGGACTCTGGTCTCCATCGTCAATCAGAAAGAACATTCAGAACTGTTCAAAGAGGTCGGTGTCCGGATCAGCGAAAATCCTGACGAGATCGTTGCCCGCAGTCTGTATGTCTGGTCGGAAAATCCCGACACCCAGCTGCTCGCATCTATTGAAGGCGGCAGTATTTTCGAGTTCAAAGTCAGTGAGGGGGCACAGGGTGTCAGTAAAACGGTACGGGAAGTCTCAGACGTCAAGGACATGCTCTACATCGCCATCCGGAGAAACGGAAAACTCATCATCCCTTCGGGAAACGTCACCTTTCAGCCGGACGATGTCATCACCGTATTTACCAAAAAAGAGGCGGAAGGCAGATCCGTGGAGTACATGGACAGTCTCTTCCACTGA
- a CDS encoding tubulin/FtsZ family protein, which yields MRVFFIGFGQAGGKLVDMFLAQDRKLGSTSFRGIVINTARTDLMGIKNIPMEDRLLIGQTMVKGHGVGTDNVTGAKVAADEIDTIISAIDRRGTHDIDAFVVCAGLGGGTGSGGSPVLCRHLKRIYREPVYAVGVIPAPEEGRLYSLNAARSLSTLVNEADNVIVFDNSAWKNDGESVKSAYERLNEEIVRRFGVLFRAGEVSKYGVGEMVVDSSEIINTLRGGGISSVGYAISEAIPMAKNGGKSSSKKDNNGGLLSGILGKKEKKAEPHVDIASGEDKSAKIIGLVRRAMLGRLTLPCDYSTAERALVLVAGPPSELDRKGVEKSKSWVEENIAGVEVRGGDYPVDSGYVAAVVLLATIGDAPRIRELMELAKEAKEEVVRSRERSHTAMFEDGVDPLFE from the coding sequence ATGCGGGTATTTTTTATAGGATTCGGACAGGCAGGAGGAAAGCTCGTGGATATGTTCCTTGCACAGGACAGAAAGTTAGGATCTACGAGTTTCCGCGGTATTGTTATCAATACGGCCCGAACCGATCTGATGGGAATTAAGAATATTCCCATGGAAGATCGTCTCCTGATCGGTCAGACAATGGTTAAAGGTCACGGTGTCGGTACCGACAACGTGACCGGTGCAAAAGTAGCAGCAGATGAGATTGACACTATTATTAGTGCAATTGATCGCCGCGGGACGCATGACATCGATGCATTCGTTGTGTGTGCAGGTCTTGGCGGAGGAACAGGTTCCGGCGGTTCTCCGGTTCTTTGTCGTCATTTAAAGCGTATTTACCGCGAGCCGGTGTATGCGGTCGGTGTTATTCCGGCTCCGGAAGAGGGACGTCTCTATTCCTTAAATGCGGCACGCAGTCTTTCAACGCTGGTCAATGAGGCGGACAACGTTATCGTGTTCGACAACAGCGCATGGAAGAATGACGGCGAGAGTGTGAAGAGCGCATACGAACGCCTGAATGAGGAGATTGTCCGCCGGTTTGGTGTCCTGTTCCGTGCAGGAGAGGTCAGCAAGTACGGTGTTGGTGAGATGGTTGTTGATTCCAGTGAAATCATCAACACACTTCGCGGCGGAGGAATTTCCTCGGTCGGTTACGCCATCAGCGAGGCTATCCCGATGGCAAAGAACGGCGGCAAGTCGTCTTCGAAGAAGGACAACAATGGTGGTCTTCTCTCCGGTATTCTCGGGAAGAAGGAAAAGAAGGCCGAGCCGCATGTGGACATTGCCTCAGGTGAGGACAAGTCCGCAAAGATCATTGGTCTGGTTCGTCGGGCCATGCTTGGCCGCCTGACGCTTCCCTGTGATTACTCAACCGCTGAACGTGCTCTTGTACTGGTTGCAGGTCCGCCGAGCGAGCTTGACCGGAAAGGTGTGGAGAAGTCCAAGAGCTGGGTTGAAGAGAACATCGCGGGTGTTGAGGTCCGTGGTGGTGACTATCCGGTGGACAGCGGATATGTTGCGGCAGTTGTTCTGCTTGCAACGATCGGTGATGCCCCGCGTATCCGTGAGCTGATGGAGCTTGCAAAGGAGGCAAAGGAAGAGGTCGTCCGTTCCCGCGAGCGGTCGCATACTGCAATGTTTGAGGACGGAGTCGATCCGCTCTTTGAATGA